Proteins encoded within one genomic window of Jiangella mangrovi:
- a CDS encoding CocE/NonD family hydrolase, which yields MGLGVLTALALLAPTATVQATAQPEEPDRIVVEDGVTQPVFSYDDAVREVVRVQSPVSSQDSGEPDMIYVDIIRPAASDGDLKVPTIIHTSPYFAGWNDFSNNRHGEIKPPPGAPLDFFPRYYDNYFVPRGYAVALVDLTGSRASTGCADVGGPAETEGLAAVVEWLAGQGHAVDLDGDAVSADWSNSKAGMIGKSWDGTVPNAVASRGTEGLATIVPLVALSDWHTDFWANGARHGGTPTLWHDRHSDNPAMAQECDTVRAELAAEEVDPDPSTDFWQTRNFVKDAADVEASVFVVSAMNDYTVPPVNFGRWWEALEANDVPRKMWLSQTAHEEPFDFRRTEWVSTLHRWMDHWLQGIDNGIMDEPMVDIQRGPGEWTTHDDWPVGSSAPLWFGNPRDAGDPPQGTLQPDPRNSVRDRTATFTETRRSVTQMAAAPTTADPRRLVYQSPVLSEPVRISGEASVTVDATFAGPNATLTVLLVDYGEAERLQHTNDGGLINLTTQTCFGAGNAADTGCYADVGPRTHVAPYEVVSRGWSYPAFQAGVDALEPGTSYRLRFDLQHHDYVFEAGHRIGVVIAGPETGLVSNRHPSTGNPIEIDLLGSRIELPVVGGPSALRAALD from the coding sequence GTGGGGCTCGGGGTGCTGACGGCGCTCGCGCTGCTCGCCCCGACGGCGACGGTGCAGGCGACCGCGCAGCCGGAGGAGCCCGACCGGATCGTGGTCGAGGACGGGGTGACCCAGCCGGTGTTTTCCTACGACGACGCCGTTCGTGAGGTGGTCCGCGTCCAGTCGCCGGTGAGCAGCCAGGACAGCGGCGAGCCGGACATGATCTACGTCGACATCATCCGCCCGGCCGCCTCCGACGGTGACCTGAAGGTGCCGACGATCATCCACACCAGCCCGTACTTCGCGGGCTGGAACGACTTCAGCAACAACCGGCACGGCGAGATCAAGCCGCCGCCCGGGGCGCCGCTCGACTTCTTCCCGCGCTATTACGACAACTACTTCGTGCCACGTGGCTACGCCGTCGCGCTGGTCGACCTGACCGGCAGCCGCGCCTCGACGGGGTGTGCCGACGTCGGCGGCCCGGCGGAGACCGAGGGCCTCGCGGCCGTCGTCGAGTGGCTGGCCGGCCAAGGTCACGCCGTCGACCTGGACGGCGACGCGGTCAGCGCCGACTGGTCGAACAGCAAGGCCGGCATGATCGGGAAGTCGTGGGACGGCACGGTGCCCAACGCCGTCGCCTCCCGCGGCACCGAAGGGCTGGCCACGATCGTGCCGCTGGTCGCGCTGAGCGACTGGCACACCGACTTCTGGGCCAACGGCGCGCGCCACGGCGGCACGCCGACGCTGTGGCACGACCGGCACAGCGACAACCCCGCGATGGCCCAGGAGTGCGACACCGTCCGGGCCGAGCTGGCCGCGGAGGAGGTCGATCCGGACCCGAGCACCGACTTCTGGCAGACGCGCAACTTCGTCAAGGACGCCGCCGATGTCGAGGCCAGCGTCTTCGTCGTCAGCGCGATGAACGACTACACCGTGCCGCCGGTCAACTTCGGTCGCTGGTGGGAGGCTCTCGAGGCGAACGACGTGCCGCGCAAGATGTGGCTGTCGCAGACCGCCCACGAGGAGCCGTTCGACTTCCGGCGGACGGAGTGGGTCAGCACCCTGCACCGCTGGATGGACCACTGGCTGCAGGGGATCGACAACGGGATCATGGACGAGCCCATGGTCGACATCCAGCGCGGCCCCGGCGAGTGGACCACCCACGACGACTGGCCGGTCGGCTCGTCCGCGCCGCTGTGGTTCGGCAACCCGCGCGACGCCGGCGACCCGCCGCAGGGGACGCTGCAGCCGGACCCGCGCAACTCCGTCCGCGACCGCACCGCCACCTTCACCGAGACCCGACGCAGCGTCACCCAGATGGCGGCCGCCCCGACCACCGCCGACCCCCGCCGCCTGGTCTACCAGAGCCCCGTGCTGTCCGAGCCGGTGCGGATCAGCGGCGAGGCGTCGGTGACCGTCGACGCGACCTTCGCCGGACCCAACGCGACGCTCACCGTGCTCCTGGTCGACTACGGCGAGGCCGAACGACTGCAGCACACCAACGACGGCGGGCTCATCAACCTGACGACGCAGACCTGCTTCGGCGCGGGCAACGCCGCCGACACCGGCTGCTACGCCGACGTCGGCCCGCGCACCCACGTCGCCCCGTACGAGGTGGTGTCGCGCGGCTGGTCCTACCCGGCCTTCCAGGCCGGCGTCGACGCGCTCGAACCCGGCACGAGCTACCGGCTGCGGTTCGACCTGCAGCACCACGACTACGTGTTCGAGGCGGGCCACCGCATCGGCGTCGTGATCGCCGGCCCGGAGACCGGCCTGGTGTCCAACCGGCACCCGAGCACCGGCAACCCGATCGAGATCGACCTCCTGGGCAGCCGCATCGAACTCCCCGTCGTGGGCGGGCCGTCCGCGCTGCGGGCCGCTCTCGACTAG
- a CDS encoding response regulator, whose product MKALIAEDQALLRVGLTRILESDGIEVVDAVQDAATLAAALAKDDFDVAILDVRLPPTFTTEGLTAATMARASRPALPVLVLSQHVEAIYARDLLADGQGSIGYLLKDRVADVDGFLGAVRQVAAGGTVLDPEVVAGLLTNRPDPVDRLTDREREVLTLMAQGRSNAAISARLHVSEGAVTKHINSIFTKLDLPQAPDDNRRVLAVLAWLDGAGS is encoded by the coding sequence CTGAAAGCCCTGATCGCCGAGGACCAGGCGCTGCTGCGCGTCGGGCTCACCCGCATCCTCGAGTCCGACGGCATCGAGGTCGTCGACGCGGTCCAGGACGCGGCGACGCTGGCCGCCGCGCTGGCCAAGGACGACTTCGACGTCGCGATCCTCGACGTCCGGCTCCCGCCCACCTTCACCACCGAAGGACTGACGGCGGCCACCATGGCCCGCGCGTCCCGGCCCGCGCTGCCCGTGCTGGTCCTCAGCCAGCACGTCGAGGCGATCTACGCCCGCGACCTCCTCGCCGACGGCCAGGGCTCCATCGGCTACCTCCTCAAGGACCGGGTCGCCGACGTCGACGGTTTCCTCGGCGCCGTGCGGCAGGTGGCCGCGGGCGGCACCGTCCTCGACCCCGAGGTCGTCGCCGGCCTGCTCACCAACCGCCCGGACCCCGTCGACCGGCTCACCGACCGCGAGCGCGAGGTGCTGACGCTCATGGCGCAGGGCCGCTCCAACGCCGCCATCAGCGCCCGCCTGCACGTCTCCGAGGGTGCGGTCACCAAGCACATCAACAGCATCTTCACCAAGCTCGACCTGCCGCAGGCACCCGACGACAACCGCCGGGTGCTGGCCGTGCTCGCCTGGCTCGACGGCGCCGGCTCCTGA
- a CDS encoding ABC transporter ATP-binding protein, whose product MAVQVRRLVRVYGDHQLGVRALDGVDLGFARGSFTAVMGPSGSGKSTLLSCVAGLDRPTEGEILVDGENVTFWNEEARTQLRRERIGFVFQSFHLMPYLTAAQNVALPLRLAGRKADPRLVRTLLEHVGLAERAGHLPAELSGGQQQRVAIARAFVTSPAVVLADEPTGALDSATAKDILRLLRGAASDLGQTIVMVTHDPVAASYADRVVFLVDGRIAGQMEHPTVDAVAGQLAHLDQLVATGAAVTR is encoded by the coding sequence ATGGCCGTGCAGGTACGCCGGCTCGTCCGGGTCTACGGGGACCACCAGCTGGGCGTGCGCGCCCTCGACGGCGTCGACCTCGGGTTCGCCCGCGGGTCCTTCACCGCGGTGATGGGGCCCTCCGGGTCGGGCAAGTCGACGCTGCTGTCGTGCGTCGCGGGCCTGGACCGCCCGACCGAGGGCGAGATCCTGGTCGACGGCGAGAACGTCACCTTCTGGAACGAGGAAGCCCGCACCCAGCTGCGGCGCGAGCGCATCGGCTTCGTCTTCCAGAGCTTCCACCTCATGCCGTACCTGACGGCGGCGCAGAACGTCGCGCTGCCGCTGCGGCTGGCCGGGCGCAAGGCTGACCCTCGCCTGGTGCGGACGTTGCTGGAGCACGTCGGCCTGGCCGAGCGGGCCGGGCACCTGCCCGCCGAGCTCTCCGGCGGCCAGCAGCAGCGGGTCGCCATCGCGCGGGCGTTCGTCACCTCGCCGGCCGTCGTGCTCGCCGACGAGCCGACCGGCGCGCTGGACTCCGCCACCGCGAAGGACATCCTGCGGCTGCTGCGGGGCGCCGCCAGCGACCTCGGCCAGACGATCGTCATGGTGACGCACGACCCGGTCGCGGCCTCGTACGCCGACCGCGTCGTCTTCCTCGTCGACGGCCGGATCGCCGGGCAGATGGAGCACCCCACCGTCGACGCCGTGGCGGGCCAGTTGGCCCACCTCGACCAGCTCGTCGCGACCGGCGCGGCGGTGACCCGATGA
- a CDS encoding redoxin domain-containing protein, with protein MTPSAAPSSAAPSSPSPSPVATVVVPEELDFTAPTVGGGTFEGASLAGRPAVLWFWAPWCPVCRREAPLVADLASRYEDRVTFVGVAGLSGDLAAIEEFVSDGGVEGIVHLDDREGEVYSRFEVTQQYDLGLVSADGTVEVLRGPLDEDEIVAAVERLAAG; from the coding sequence ATGACGCCGTCGGCCGCACCGTCGTCGGCCGCACCGTCGTCGCCGTCTCCGTCGCCGGTGGCGACGGTCGTCGTGCCCGAGGAGCTGGACTTCACGGCTCCCACCGTCGGCGGCGGCACGTTCGAGGGGGCGAGCCTGGCGGGGCGGCCCGCCGTGCTGTGGTTCTGGGCGCCCTGGTGCCCGGTGTGCCGGCGCGAGGCGCCCCTCGTCGCCGACCTCGCGTCGCGGTACGAGGACCGGGTGACCTTCGTCGGCGTGGCCGGACTGTCCGGCGATCTCGCGGCCATCGAGGAGTTCGTCAGCGACGGCGGCGTCGAGGGCATCGTGCACCTCGACGACCGCGAGGGCGAGGTCTACAGCAGGTTCGAGGTGACACAGCAGTACGACCTCGGGCTCGTGTCGGCCGACGGCACCGTCGAGGTGCTGCGCGGGCCGCTCGACGAGGACGAGATCGTGGCCGCGGTCGAGCGGCTGGCGGCGGGCTGA
- a CDS encoding TPM domain-containing protein codes for MNATRWRGGGVTLFVVAFTALLAAAPAQAEPPFNVPGMITDRAGALSGADESRIQDSFDRLTDESGLQMFVVYVDSFDGVDGQDWANETASISGLGTDDILLAVALRDRSFAISVDDGLNLTDEQLDDVRQNDIRPELSDEDWAGAAIAGADGYREAATGSGGGSATPWVVGGIAVVGAGAAGWWVLRRRRQGGVAVGPDGQPLDELAGLSLDDLDKRASAALVEIDDALKTSEQELGFAQAQFGTEATTEFSALLEQAKQQVAQAFTLRQRLDDSEPETEQQARAMTRQIIVTCGEVSDALDAQAAAFDELRDLHARVPEVLDETAQRAAEVEQRVATARTQLEQLALSYPPAALASVSGNPDQAARLLTAAREAVAAGQASLQGDDRSAAVVQARAAEDAVGQAAKLLDAVAGAKDELETAGQRIGTAIESVSLDIADAARLAPSDPAITAASATAQQAVTAGRGTAGGQGDPLAALRQLAEAETALDDLLAPVRAAAEEAERARIALQETLGRVTSQVSAVNDFIETRRGAVGTEARTRLSEAARHLAQSQSLAPSDPAAALDAVRRADELSRQAQQLAERDVQEWERQQNAARGGGGGDLTSMILGGILINQMGRGGGMFGGGGGGFGGGGSFGGGGRSGGGFGGGGSRGGGGRSPGSFGGGGTRGRRGGGGRF; via the coding sequence GTGAATGCCACGCGTTGGCGGGGTGGGGGCGTAACGCTCTTCGTGGTCGCGTTCACCGCACTCCTCGCCGCGGCACCGGCCCAGGCCGAGCCGCCCTTCAACGTTCCGGGAATGATCACGGACCGGGCCGGTGCCCTGTCCGGCGCCGACGAGTCCCGCATCCAAGACTCCTTCGACCGGCTGACCGACGAGTCCGGCCTGCAGATGTTCGTCGTCTACGTCGACAGCTTCGACGGCGTCGACGGCCAGGACTGGGCGAACGAGACGGCGTCGATCTCCGGGCTCGGCACCGACGACATCCTGCTCGCCGTCGCTCTGCGGGACCGGTCCTTCGCGATCTCCGTCGACGACGGGCTGAACCTGACCGACGAGCAGCTCGACGACGTCCGGCAGAACGACATCCGCCCGGAGCTGAGCGACGAGGACTGGGCCGGCGCCGCCATCGCCGGCGCCGACGGGTACCGCGAGGCCGCCACCGGCTCCGGCGGCGGCTCGGCCACCCCGTGGGTGGTCGGCGGCATCGCGGTGGTCGGCGCGGGAGCCGCGGGCTGGTGGGTGCTGCGCCGTCGTCGGCAGGGCGGTGTCGCCGTCGGGCCGGACGGGCAGCCGCTCGACGAGCTGGCCGGGCTGTCGCTCGACGATCTCGACAAGCGGGCCAGTGCCGCGCTGGTCGAGATCGACGACGCGCTCAAGACCTCCGAGCAGGAGCTCGGGTTCGCCCAGGCGCAGTTCGGCACCGAGGCGACGACGGAGTTCAGCGCGCTGCTGGAACAGGCGAAGCAGCAGGTCGCCCAGGCGTTCACGCTGCGCCAGCGCCTCGACGACTCCGAGCCCGAGACCGAGCAGCAGGCCCGGGCCATGACCCGGCAGATCATCGTGACCTGCGGCGAGGTCAGCGACGCCCTCGACGCTCAGGCGGCGGCGTTCGACGAGCTGCGCGACCTGCACGCCCGCGTCCCCGAGGTGCTCGACGAGACCGCCCAGCGCGCCGCCGAGGTCGAGCAGCGGGTCGCGACGGCGCGCACCCAGCTCGAGCAGCTCGCGCTGTCCTACCCGCCGGCCGCTCTGGCGTCGGTGAGCGGCAACCCTGACCAGGCCGCCCGGTTGCTGACGGCGGCCCGCGAGGCGGTCGCGGCCGGTCAGGCCTCACTGCAGGGCGACGACCGGTCCGCCGCCGTCGTCCAGGCCCGGGCGGCCGAGGACGCCGTCGGCCAGGCGGCCAAGCTGCTCGACGCCGTCGCCGGGGCCAAGGACGAGCTCGAGACCGCCGGCCAGCGCATCGGCACGGCCATCGAGTCGGTGTCGCTCGACATCGCCGACGCCGCCCGGCTGGCGCCGTCGGACCCCGCCATCACCGCCGCGAGCGCGACGGCGCAGCAGGCGGTGACCGCGGGACGCGGCACCGCCGGCGGGCAGGGCGACCCGCTGGCCGCACTGCGGCAGCTGGCCGAGGCCGAGACCGCGCTGGACGACCTGCTCGCCCCGGTGCGGGCGGCCGCCGAAGAGGCCGAGCGCGCCCGGATCGCCCTGCAGGAGACCCTCGGCCGTGTGACGTCGCAGGTCAGCGCCGTCAACGACTTCATCGAGACGCGGCGCGGCGCCGTCGGCACCGAGGCCCGGACCCGCCTCTCCGAGGCGGCGCGGCACCTCGCGCAGAGCCAGTCGCTCGCGCCGTCGGACCCCGCTGCCGCCCTCGACGCCGTCCGCCGCGCCGACGAGCTGTCGCGGCAGGCCCAGCAGCTGGCCGAGCGGGACGTCCAGGAGTGGGAGCGCCAGCAGAACGCCGCACGCGGCGGCGGGGGCGGCGACCTCACCTCGATGATCCTCGGCGGCATCCTCATCAACCAGATGGGCCGCGGCGGCGGGATGTTCGGCGGCGGTGGTGGCGGTTTCGGCGGCGGTGGCAGCTTCGGCGGGGGTGGCCGCTCGGGCGGCGGCTTCGGCGGCGGCGGGTCCCGCGGTGGCGGCGGCCGGTCGCCGGGCAGTTTCGGCGGGGGCGGCACCCGTGGCCGCCGGGGAGGCGGTGGGCGCTTCTGA
- a CDS encoding histidine kinase gives MDRAIDGPTVRERLRLTGVATGTAALAVPAWILLILAIVAVPLSVIGIGLWIALIVLYGTATVVGVLRTLAEGVLDVDLPARSVDAGGARPSPVRLITAWLRDPAGWRDLALLGFAGTGGLALSLLPVGLLTALPTYGTLLLTDGGPVWSVLTVLAVPMLVLWWVGTPWLVRVRALADAAILGHSMTRRLTERVAEVEKTRAELIDHSAAEVRRIERDLHDGAQARIAAVAMNVGLAERLMRTDPEAATELLREAREGTVSALEDLRSVVRGIHPPALADRGLTGAVEALALALPGPVTVTLRIPEHLPAPVESALYFAVAECLANAVKHAGAARLWVTGDTMPARVRLVVGDDGRGGADPRGSGLSGIARRLAAFDGTVAVSSPAGGPTTVTLEVPWNG, from the coding sequence GTGGACCGAGCGATCGACGGCCCGACGGTCCGCGAGCGGCTGCGCCTGACCGGCGTCGCCACCGGGACCGCTGCGCTCGCCGTCCCCGCCTGGATCCTGCTGATCCTCGCGATCGTCGCGGTCCCGCTCAGCGTCATCGGCATCGGGCTGTGGATCGCGCTGATCGTCCTGTACGGGACGGCGACGGTGGTCGGGGTGCTGCGCACCCTCGCCGAGGGCGTGCTGGACGTCGACCTCCCGGCGCGCTCCGTCGACGCCGGTGGCGCGCGTCCGTCGCCGGTGCGGCTGATCACGGCCTGGCTGCGCGACCCCGCGGGCTGGCGCGACCTCGCGCTGCTGGGGTTCGCCGGCACGGGCGGGCTGGCGCTCTCGCTGCTCCCCGTCGGGCTGCTGACGGCGTTGCCGACGTACGGGACGCTGCTGCTCACCGACGGCGGGCCGGTGTGGTCGGTGCTGACCGTCCTGGCCGTGCCGATGCTGGTGCTCTGGTGGGTGGGCACGCCGTGGCTGGTCCGGGTGCGGGCGCTCGCCGACGCCGCGATCCTCGGCCACTCGATGACCCGGCGGCTGACCGAGCGGGTCGCCGAGGTCGAGAAGACCCGCGCCGAGCTGATCGACCACTCCGCCGCCGAGGTGCGCCGCATCGAGCGCGACCTGCACGACGGCGCCCAGGCCCGCATCGCCGCGGTCGCCATGAACGTCGGCCTGGCCGAACGGCTCATGAGGACCGACCCCGAGGCCGCCACCGAGCTGCTGCGCGAGGCGCGCGAGGGCACCGTCTCCGCGCTCGAGGACCTGCGCTCCGTGGTTCGCGGCATCCACCCGCCCGCGCTGGCCGATCGCGGGCTGACCGGCGCCGTCGAGGCCCTCGCGCTCGCGTTGCCGGGTCCGGTGACGGTGACGCTCCGGATCCCGGAGCACCTGCCCGCGCCGGTCGAGTCCGCCCTCTACTTCGCCGTCGCCGAGTGCCTGGCCAACGCCGTCAAGCACGCCGGCGCCGCCCGCCTGTGGGTCACCGGCGACACCATGCCCGCGCGGGTCCGCCTGGTCGTCGGCGACGACGGCCGCGGCGGCGCCGACCCGCGCGGCTCCGGGCTGTCCGGCATCGCCCGCCGGCTGGCCGCGTTCGACGGGACGGTGGCCGTGTCGAGTCCCGCGGGTGGCCCGACCACCGTGACCCTGGAGGTGCCGTGGAACGGCTGA
- a CDS encoding FtsX-like permease family protein produces the protein MSAARTAERPSKRARNAAVGLTPSAPGAGKRSRVPDDGRLGRVGWLARPSLRHRPTAFLAGALTVFLSTAVVGPFAAMIETALHSGGEDRLALLIMGGVVGGWGLVIVLFSLASAVGITVRQRTEEVVLLRTIGAAGSQVRALVRGETLVMAAVAAALGAVPAWFGARALLDALRSGGLVSGDVRFRGGGLALLATVVAIVLVARLAAAVAVARASRAPVREARAAQALATPLPRWRRLVAAALVLYGVGFGVVTMTVTGRSDEPYDAMMTAGNACLLVSIGLAVVAPRLLQRFAVVLHRRFGRGAASELALSNAARRSHLLSATLAPVIVLAGSSIGTLMLVDVDVRSMAAAGGADRVTNLLNVVVVVMISLFAAIMVINAWVAVVADRRAELRRLWLVGAAPSTVRRSVVVEGLVTGVLGAGLGIAAAATTVVPFSWARGEGLVPDGGLWLVPALAAAAVAVAVLSATAAARRVRFQSA, from the coding sequence ATGAGCGCGGCGAGGACGGCGGAACGTCCCAGCAAGCGGGCCCGCAACGCGGCCGTCGGGCTGACGCCGTCGGCCCCCGGTGCCGGGAAGAGGTCGCGGGTACCCGACGACGGCCGCCTGGGCCGGGTGGGCTGGCTGGCGCGGCCGTCGCTGCGGCACCGGCCAACGGCGTTCCTGGCCGGCGCGCTGACGGTGTTCCTGAGCACCGCCGTCGTCGGCCCGTTCGCCGCGATGATCGAGACCGCGCTGCACAGCGGCGGCGAGGACCGGCTGGCACTGCTCATCATGGGCGGCGTGGTCGGCGGCTGGGGCCTGGTGATCGTGCTGTTCTCGCTGGCGTCGGCCGTGGGGATCACCGTGCGGCAGCGCACCGAGGAGGTCGTGCTGCTGCGCACCATCGGCGCGGCAGGGAGCCAGGTGCGGGCGCTGGTGCGCGGCGAGACGCTGGTCATGGCGGCGGTGGCCGCCGCGCTGGGCGCCGTCCCAGCCTGGTTCGGCGCCCGCGCGCTGCTCGACGCGCTCCGCTCCGGCGGACTGGTCAGCGGCGATGTGCGCTTCCGCGGCGGCGGGCTCGCCCTGCTCGCGACCGTCGTCGCGATCGTTCTCGTGGCCCGCCTGGCCGCCGCGGTCGCCGTCGCCCGGGCCAGCCGGGCCCCGGTGCGCGAGGCGCGGGCCGCTCAGGCGCTCGCGACCCCGCTGCCGCGCTGGCGGCGGCTGGTCGCCGCGGCCCTCGTGCTGTACGGCGTCGGGTTCGGCGTCGTGACGATGACCGTCACCGGCCGCTCCGACGAGCCGTACGACGCCATGATGACCGCCGGCAACGCCTGCCTGCTGGTCAGCATCGGGCTGGCGGTGGTGGCGCCGCGGCTGCTGCAGCGCTTCGCCGTCGTGCTGCACCGGCGCTTCGGCCGCGGCGCCGCCAGCGAGCTCGCGCTGTCGAACGCGGCACGCCGCTCGCACCTCCTGAGCGCCACGCTGGCACCGGTGATCGTGCTGGCCGGCAGCTCGATCGGGACCCTCATGCTGGTCGACGTCGACGTGCGGTCCATGGCCGCGGCCGGCGGGGCGGACCGGGTGACGAACCTGCTCAACGTCGTGGTCGTCGTGATGATCTCGCTGTTCGCCGCGATCATGGTCATCAACGCGTGGGTGGCCGTGGTGGCCGACCGCCGGGCCGAGCTGCGGCGGTTGTGGCTGGTCGGGGCGGCGCCGAGCACCGTACGCCGGTCCGTCGTCGTCGAGGGGCTGGTGACCGGCGTCCTGGGCGCCGGGCTGGGCATCGCGGCCGCGGCGACCACCGTCGTGCCGTTCTCGTGGGCCCGCGGTGAAGGCCTGGTGCCCGACGGCGGCCTCTGGCTGGTCCCGGCCCTCGCGGCCGCCGCTGTCGCCGTCGCCGTCCTGTCCGCGACGGCCGCCGCCCGGCGGGTGCGGTTCCAATCCGCCTGA
- a CDS encoding cytochrome c biogenesis protein CcdA, whose product MGGVPVEFALLLGSVAALNPCGFALLPTYLTLLVAQGGPPGAAVALRRAGVMTAAMTAGFVAVFGAFGLVVVPAAVSVERLLPWATVVIGVALIGLGGWLLAGRELPVRAPRIAGAAPASSVWSMAGYGVAYAVASLSCTVAPFLAMATSTFRSSGVAGGLAAFVAYAVGMGLVVGVLAVAVALGGDSLVRRTRGLLPYVSRASGALLVLAGAYVAYYGSYELRVNGGGDPGDPVIDAALAVQGTVSGWVLDAGPGRLTVVAAAVVGAGLLLAVSRRHRARHSTGV is encoded by the coding sequence ATGGGCGGGGTGCCGGTGGAGTTCGCGCTGCTGCTGGGGTCGGTGGCGGCGCTGAACCCGTGCGGTTTCGCGCTGCTGCCGACCTACCTCACGTTGCTGGTGGCGCAGGGCGGGCCGCCGGGCGCTGCCGTCGCGCTGCGCCGGGCCGGGGTCATGACGGCGGCGATGACGGCCGGCTTCGTGGCCGTGTTCGGCGCGTTCGGCCTGGTCGTGGTCCCGGCGGCGGTGTCCGTCGAGCGACTCCTGCCCTGGGCCACCGTGGTCATCGGGGTCGCGCTGATCGGGCTCGGCGGCTGGCTGCTCGCGGGCCGCGAGCTGCCGGTCCGGGCGCCGCGCATCGCCGGGGCCGCGCCGGCGTCCTCGGTGTGGTCGATGGCCGGCTACGGCGTCGCCTACGCCGTCGCCAGCCTCTCGTGCACCGTCGCGCCCTTCCTCGCGATGGCCACGTCGACCTTCCGCTCGTCGGGCGTGGCCGGCGGGCTGGCCGCCTTCGTCGCGTACGCCGTGGGGATGGGCCTCGTGGTCGGCGTCCTGGCCGTCGCCGTCGCGTTGGGCGGCGACTCGCTCGTGCGCCGGACCCGCGGGCTGCTGCCGTACGTGTCGCGGGCGAGCGGGGCGCTGCTCGTCCTCGCCGGTGCGTACGTCGCCTACTACGGTTCCTACGAGCTGCGGGTGAACGGGGGCGGCGACCCGGGCGACCCCGTCATCGACGCCGCGCTGGCGGTGCAGGGGACCGTCAGCGGCTGGGTGCTCGACGCCGGGCCGGGCCGGCTCACGGTCGTCGCTGCCGCCGTCGTGGGCGCGGGACTCCTGTTGGCGGTGAGCCGGCGCCACCGGGCCCGCCACTCGACGGGTGTCTGA
- a CDS encoding PspA/IM30 family protein → MAEKQSILGRISQLAKANINSLLDRAEDPETMLDQMVRDYTDNIAEAEQAVAQTIGNLRLAEQDHAEDVRAAADWGNKALAASQRADQLRTTGNTVDADKFDNLAKVAIGKQMSFESEARTAEPMITSQREVVEKLKAGLAGMKDKLADLKNKRDELVARAKSAQAQAQVQDAVQSIDIFDPTSEVSRFEEKVRREEAKVAGAAELAASSIDMQFEELEDASANIEIEARLAELKGAGQAPAIGS, encoded by the coding sequence ATGGCTGAGAAGCAATCGATCCTCGGACGCATCTCGCAGCTGGCGAAGGCCAACATCAACTCGCTGCTCGACCGCGCCGAAGACCCTGAGACGATGCTCGACCAGATGGTCCGGGACTACACCGACAACATCGCCGAGGCCGAGCAGGCCGTCGCGCAGACCATCGGCAACCTGCGGCTGGCCGAGCAGGACCACGCCGAGGACGTCCGGGCGGCCGCCGACTGGGGCAACAAGGCACTCGCCGCCTCGCAGCGGGCCGACCAGCTCCGGACGACCGGCAACACCGTCGACGCCGACAAGTTCGACAACCTCGCCAAGGTCGCCATCGGCAAGCAGATGAGCTTCGAGAGCGAGGCCAGGACGGCCGAGCCCATGATCACGTCGCAGCGCGAGGTGGTCGAGAAGCTCAAGGCCGGCCTGGCCGGCATGAAGGACAAGCTCGCCGACCTCAAGAACAAGCGCGACGAGCTGGTGGCGCGGGCCAAGAGCGCCCAGGCGCAGGCCCAGGTCCAGGACGCGGTGCAGTCCATCGACATTTTCGACCCGACGAGCGAGGTCTCCCGCTTCGAGGAGAAGGTGCGGCGCGAGGAGGCCAAGGTCGCCGGCGCCGCCGAACTCGCCGCCTCGTCCATCGACATGCAGTTCGAGGAACTCGAGGACGCCTCGGCCAACATCGAGATCGAGGCCCGGCTGGCCGAGCTCAAGGGCGCCGGCCAGGCGCCGGCCATCGGCAGCTGA